The following coding sequences are from one Kosakonia sp. H02 window:
- the rpmF gene encoding 50S ribosomal protein L32, with the protein MAVQQNKPTRSKRGMRRSHDALTAVTSLSVDKTSGETHLRHHMTADGFYRGRKVITK; encoded by the coding sequence ATGGCCGTACAACAGAATAAACCAACCCGTTCCAAACGTGGCATGCGTCGTTCCCATGACGCGCTGACCGCAGTCACCAGCCTGTCTGTAGACAAAACCTCTGGTGAAACCCACCTGCGTCACCACATGACCGCCGACGGTTTCTACCGCGGTCGCAAGGTTATCACTAAGTAA
- the plsX gene encoding phosphate acyltransferase PlsX, translating into MTRLTLALDVMGGDFGPSVTVPAALQALNSNSQLNLLLVGDPDAITPLLAKADFEQRSRLLIVPAQSVIASDARAAQAIRNSRGTSMRVALELVKEGRAQACVSAGNTGALMGLAKMLLKPIEGIERPALVTVLPHQQKGKTVVLDLGANVDCDSTMLAQFAVMGAVMAEEILEIANPRVALLNIGEEESKGHDSIRDAAALLRSVPTMNYIGYLEANELLTGKTDVLVCDGFTGNVTLKTMEGVVRMFLSLLKSQSEGKKRSWWLILLKRWLQKSLIKRFSHLNPDQYNGACLLGLRGTVIKSHGAANQRAFSVAIEQAVQAVQRQVPQRIAARLESVYIHAVSSVQNNENQNVCILPKSD; encoded by the coding sequence TTGACACGTCTAACCCTGGCGTTAGATGTCATGGGGGGGGATTTTGGTCCCTCCGTGACAGTGCCTGCAGCTTTGCAGGCACTGAATTCTAATTCGCAACTCAACCTTCTTTTAGTCGGCGATCCCGACGCCATCACGCCATTACTTGCCAAAGCTGATTTCGAGCAACGCTCCCGCTTGCTCATTGTCCCTGCACAGTCAGTTATTGCCAGTGATGCGCGCGCGGCGCAGGCGATCCGCAACAGTCGTGGCACATCGATGCGCGTAGCGCTTGAGCTGGTCAAAGAAGGGCGCGCCCAGGCTTGCGTAAGCGCAGGAAATACCGGTGCGCTAATGGGGCTGGCGAAAATGCTGCTCAAGCCGATTGAAGGCATTGAGCGTCCGGCGCTGGTGACGGTATTGCCGCATCAGCAAAAGGGCAAAACCGTCGTGCTGGATCTCGGCGCGAATGTGGATTGCGATAGTACTATGCTGGCACAGTTCGCCGTGATGGGGGCAGTAATGGCGGAAGAGATCCTTGAGATAGCTAATCCGCGCGTAGCCTTGCTCAATATTGGTGAAGAAGAGTCCAAAGGTCACGACAGTATTCGCGACGCCGCAGCGCTGCTACGGTCTGTTCCAACGATGAACTACATTGGTTATCTGGAAGCGAATGAATTATTAACCGGTAAAACGGATGTACTGGTTTGTGACGGTTTTACGGGAAACGTCACATTAAAAACAATGGAAGGTGTTGTCAGGATGTTTCTTTCGCTGCTGAAATCGCAGAGCGAAGGGAAAAAAAGGTCGTGGTGGCTGATTTTATTGAAGCGCTGGTTACAAAAAAGTCTGATAAAGCGATTCAGTCACCTGAACCCCGACCAGTATAATGGCGCCTGTCTGTTAGGATTGCGCGGCACTGTGATTAAGAGCCACGGTGCAGCCAATCAGCGAGCATTTAGCGTCGCGATTGAACAGGCAGTGCAGGCGGTGCAGCGGCAGGTGCCACAACGGATTGCCGCTCGCCTGGAATCTGTGTACATACACGCTGTTTCGTCCGTACAGAACAACGAAAATCAGAACGTATGTATATTACCCAAGAGTGACTGA
- a CDS encoding beta-ketoacyl-ACP synthase III translates to MYTKIIGTGSYLPEQVRTNADLEKMVDTSDEWIVSRTGIRERRIAAAHETVSTMGFEAAKRALEMAGIDNDQIGLIIVATTSATHAFPSAACQIQNLLGIKGCPAFDVAAACAGFTYALSIADQYVKSGAVNYALVIGSDVLARTLDPEDRGTIILFGDGAGAAVLGASQEPGIISTHMHADGSYGELLTLPNLDRVKPENSTWLTMAGNEVFKVAVTELARIVDETLEANNLERSELDWLVPHQANLRIISATAKKLGMSMDNVVVTLDRHGNTSAASVPSALDEAVRDGRIKPGQLVLLEAFGGGFTWGSALVRF, encoded by the coding sequence ATGTATACGAAGATTATTGGTACCGGCAGTTATCTGCCAGAGCAGGTTCGAACAAACGCCGATTTAGAAAAAATGGTGGACACCTCTGATGAGTGGATTGTCAGCCGCACAGGGATCCGTGAGCGTCGTATTGCTGCGGCACACGAAACTGTCTCGACCATGGGCTTTGAGGCCGCTAAACGCGCGCTGGAAATGGCCGGCATCGATAACGATCAAATTGGCTTAATCATTGTTGCGACGACATCCGCAACACACGCTTTTCCGAGCGCGGCATGCCAGATCCAGAACTTGCTGGGCATCAAAGGCTGTCCGGCATTTGATGTAGCAGCTGCCTGCGCGGGCTTTACTTATGCGCTGAGCATTGCCGATCAATACGTTAAATCTGGCGCAGTGAATTATGCGCTGGTGATTGGTTCCGATGTGCTGGCTCGTACATTGGATCCTGAAGATCGCGGTACGATTATTCTTTTCGGCGACGGTGCAGGTGCTGCGGTGCTGGGAGCCTCTCAAGAGCCCGGTATTATCTCAACGCATATGCACGCTGACGGAAGCTATGGCGAGCTGTTAACGCTGCCGAACCTCGATCGTGTTAAACCGGAAAATTCGACCTGGCTGACGATGGCCGGTAACGAAGTGTTTAAAGTTGCAGTTACCGAACTGGCACGAATTGTTGATGAAACCTTAGAGGCCAACAATCTCGAGCGCAGCGAACTGGATTGGCTGGTGCCGCACCAGGCGAATCTGCGCATTATCAGCGCGACGGCGAAAAAACTCGGCATGTCGATGGATAATGTGGTGGTAACACTGGATCGCCACGGCAATACCTCTGCGGCCTCTGTTCCCAGCGCACTGGATGAAGCGGTACGCGATGGGCGCATTAAACCTGGACAGTTGGTGCTGCTTGAAGCATTTGGCGGCGGGTTTACCTGGGGTTCCGCGCTGGTTCGTTTCTAA
- the fabD gene encoding ACP S-malonyltransferase, giving the protein MTQFAFVFPGQGSQTVGMLAEMAASFPVIEETFREASDVLGYDLWTLVQQGSAEELNKTWQTQPALLTASVALWRVWQQQGGKAPALMAGHSLGEYSALVCAGVIAFADAVRLVELRGKFMQDAVPAGTGAMSAIIGLDDASIAKACEESAEGQVVSPVNYNSPGQVVIAGHKEAVERAGAACKAAGAKRALPLPVSVPSHCALMKPAAENLAAELKNITFNAPQIPVVNNVDVACETTPEAIRDALVRQLYNPVQWTKSVEFMASQGVEHLYEVGPGKVLTGLTKRIVDTLTASALNEPVAMSEALAQ; this is encoded by the coding sequence ATGACGCAATTCGCATTTGTGTTTCCGGGACAAGGTTCCCAGACCGTAGGTATGCTGGCCGAAATGGCCGCAAGCTTTCCGGTTATCGAAGAGACCTTCCGTGAAGCTTCAGACGTGCTGGGCTATGATCTCTGGACGCTGGTGCAGCAAGGCTCGGCAGAAGAATTGAATAAAACCTGGCAGACTCAGCCGGCGCTTTTGACCGCATCCGTTGCGCTGTGGCGCGTATGGCAGCAGCAGGGCGGTAAAGCGCCTGCACTGATGGCAGGGCATAGCCTTGGCGAATATTCTGCGCTGGTTTGCGCAGGCGTGATTGCCTTTGCAGATGCGGTCCGTTTGGTTGAATTGCGCGGCAAATTTATGCAAGACGCCGTACCGGCAGGCACTGGCGCGATGTCAGCGATTATCGGTCTTGATGACGCTTCTATTGCAAAAGCCTGTGAAGAGTCTGCCGAAGGGCAAGTCGTCTCTCCGGTCAACTATAACTCGCCGGGTCAGGTAGTGATTGCGGGCCATAAAGAAGCCGTTGAGCGTGCAGGGGCAGCCTGTAAAGCGGCGGGAGCGAAACGCGCACTGCCGCTGCCGGTAAGCGTGCCATCCCATTGCGCGCTGATGAAACCTGCGGCTGAAAATCTCGCTGCCGAATTGAAAAACATCACTTTTAACGCACCGCAGATCCCGGTTGTCAATAACGTGGATGTGGCGTGCGAAACGACGCCAGAAGCCATTCGCGACGCGTTGGTGCGCCAGCTTTATAACCCGGTGCAATGGACGAAGAGCGTGGAGTTTATGGCGTCGCAGGGCGTTGAGCACCTGTATGAAGTTGGTCCGGGTAAGGTCCTCACCGGTCTGACAAAACGTATTGTTGACACCCTGACCGCTTCGGCTCTCAACGAGCCGGTAGCCATGTCAGAGGCACTTGCGCAATAA
- the fabG gene encoding 3-oxoacyl-ACP reductase FabG, whose protein sequence is MSFEGKIALVTGASRGIGRAIAETLVARGAKVIGTATSENGAQAISEYLGANGKGLQLNVTDPASIESVLENIRAEFGEVDILVNNAGITRDNLLMRMKDDEWNDIIDTNLSSVFRLSKAVMRAMMKKRHGRIITIGSVVGTMGNAGQANYAAAKAGLIGFSKSLAREVASRGITVNVVAPGFIETDMTRALSDDQRAGILAQVPAGRLGGAQEIASAVAFLASDEAGYITGETLHVNGGMYMV, encoded by the coding sequence ATGAGCTTTGAAGGAAAAATCGCGCTGGTTACTGGTGCAAGCCGCGGTATTGGCCGCGCAATTGCTGAGACTCTCGTTGCCCGTGGCGCGAAAGTTATCGGCACTGCGACCAGCGAAAATGGCGCGCAGGCGATCAGTGAATATTTAGGTGCTAATGGCAAAGGTCTACAGTTGAATGTGACCGATCCAGCATCTATCGAATCTGTACTGGAAAACATTCGCGCTGAATTTGGTGAGGTTGATATCCTGGTTAATAATGCCGGGATTACACGTGACAACTTGCTGATGCGCATGAAAGATGACGAGTGGAACGATATTATCGACACTAATCTTTCATCCGTTTTCCGTCTGTCAAAAGCGGTAATGCGAGCTATGATGAAAAAGCGTCACGGGCGTATTATCACTATCGGTTCTGTGGTTGGTACCATGGGAAATGCTGGTCAGGCCAACTACGCTGCGGCGAAAGCGGGTCTTATCGGTTTTAGTAAATCGCTGGCACGTGAAGTTGCGTCTCGCGGTATTACGGTAAACGTTGTTGCTCCGGGTTTTATTGAAACGGACATGACGCGTGCGCTGTCTGATGATCAGCGCGCGGGTATTCTGGCGCAAGTTCCTGCGGGTCGTCTTGGCGGCGCTCAAGAAATCGCCAGCGCGGTTGCATTTTTAGCCTCTGACGAGGCGGGTTACATCACTGGTGAAACCCTGCACGTCAATGGCGGAATGTATATGGTTTAA
- the acpP gene encoding acyl carrier protein: protein MSTIEERVKKIIGEQLGVKQEEVTNNASFVEDLGADSLDTVELVMALEEEFDTEIPDEEAEKITTVQAAIDYINGHQA from the coding sequence ATGAGCACTATCGAAGAACGCGTTAAGAAAATTATCGGCGAACAGCTGGGCGTTAAGCAGGAAGAAGTTACCAACAATGCTTCCTTCGTTGAAGACCTGGGCGCTGATTCTCTTGACACCGTTGAGCTGGTAATGGCTCTGGAAGAAGAGTTTGATACTGAGATTCCGGACGAAGAAGCTGAGAAAATCACCACCGTTCAGGCAGCCATTGATTACATCAACGGTCACCAGGCGTAA
- the fabF gene encoding beta-ketoacyl-ACP synthase II produces MSKRRVVVTGLGMLSPVGNTVESTWKALLAGQSGISLIDHFDTSAYATKFAGLVKDFNCEDFISRKEQRKMDDFIQYGIVAGIQAMQDSGLEVTEENAPRIGAAIGSGIGGLGLIEENHSSLVKGGPRKISPFFVPSTIVNMVAGHLTIMFGLQGPSISIATACTSGVHNIGHAARIIAYGDADAMLAGGAEKASTPLGVGGFGAARALSTRNDNPQAASRPWDKDRDGFVLGDGAGIIMLEEYEHAKKRGAKIYAEIVGFGMSSDAYHMTSPPENGAGAARAMVHALRDAGIEPGQIGYVNAHGTSTPAGDKAEAQAVKSVFGEAAHSVMVSSTKSMTGHLLGAAGAVESIFSILALRDQAVPPTINLDNPDEGCDLDFVPHEARQVSGMEYALCNSFGFGGTNGSLIFKKV; encoded by the coding sequence GTGTCTAAGCGTCGTGTAGTTGTGACCGGACTTGGCATGTTGTCTCCTGTCGGCAATACCGTAGAGTCTACCTGGAAAGCTCTCCTTGCCGGTCAGAGTGGCATCAGCCTGATCGACCATTTCGATACTAGCGCCTATGCAACTAAATTTGCTGGCTTAGTAAAGGATTTTAATTGTGAAGATTTCATCTCGCGCAAAGAACAGCGCAAGATGGATGATTTCATTCAATATGGAATTGTTGCTGGCATTCAGGCCATGCAGGATTCCGGCCTCGAAGTCACAGAGGAAAACGCCCCCCGAATCGGCGCGGCGATTGGTTCTGGCATCGGTGGTCTCGGCCTGATCGAAGAAAACCACAGCTCCCTCGTAAAGGGTGGGCCGCGTAAAATCAGTCCGTTCTTTGTACCATCAACCATCGTGAACATGGTCGCCGGTCATCTGACCATCATGTTTGGTCTGCAAGGCCCCAGCATTTCGATTGCCACTGCCTGTACATCCGGCGTGCATAACATCGGTCACGCGGCACGTATCATTGCCTATGGCGATGCAGACGCAATGCTGGCTGGCGGTGCAGAAAAAGCCAGCACCCCGCTCGGTGTGGGTGGATTTGGCGCAGCGCGCGCCCTTTCCACACGTAACGATAATCCGCAGGCCGCAAGCCGTCCGTGGGACAAAGATCGTGACGGCTTTGTTCTCGGCGACGGTGCAGGCATCATCATGCTCGAAGAGTATGAGCACGCGAAGAAACGCGGCGCGAAAATCTACGCTGAGATCGTCGGCTTTGGTATGAGCAGCGATGCCTACCATATGACGTCTCCGCCGGAAAATGGTGCAGGTGCAGCAAGGGCAATGGTCCACGCCCTGCGGGACGCGGGTATTGAGCCGGGTCAGATCGGCTACGTTAACGCACACGGCACTTCCACACCGGCAGGTGATAAAGCGGAAGCGCAGGCGGTGAAATCCGTCTTCGGTGAAGCTGCTCACAGCGTAATGGTCAGTTCGACCAAATCAATGACCGGCCACCTGTTAGGCGCGGCGGGTGCGGTAGAGTCAATCTTCTCCATTCTTGCGCTGCGCGATCAGGCCGTGCCGCCAACCATCAACCTGGATAACCCGGATGAAGGTTGCGATCTGGACTTTGTGCCGCACGAAGCACGCCAGGTCAGCGGTATGGAGTACGCTCTGTGTAACTCCTTCGGCTTCGGTGGTACCAACGGCTCGTTGATCTTCAAAAAAGTCTGA
- the pabC gene encoding aminodeoxychorismate lyase produces MFLINGTEQQWLAVNDRATQFGDGCFTTARIIDGQIQFASAHLERLRLACERLLIPFSDWQPLAQEMAALAQGREDGVVKAIISRGAGGRGYSAANCAVPTRIVSVAAKPAHYARWQQEGVTLALSDIRLGRNPALAGIKHLNRLEQVLIRTGLEQTSADEALVLDSDGWVTECCAANIFWRRGKDVFTPRLDQAGVDGIMRQYCLRQLASSGFTVVEVNAPPEALKQADEVIICNALMPVVPVRQWAERHWVARDLYHFLAPLCEHIN; encoded by the coding sequence ATGTTCTTGATAAATGGCACAGAGCAGCAATGGCTTGCGGTCAATGACCGGGCGACGCAATTTGGCGATGGCTGTTTCACCACCGCACGCATTATTGACGGGCAAATCCAGTTTGCCTCTGCACATCTTGAACGCCTGCGTCTTGCTTGCGAACGCTTGCTAATCCCTTTTTCCGACTGGCAGCCGCTGGCGCAAGAGATGGCGGCGCTTGCTCAAGGGCGAGAAGATGGCGTCGTTAAAGCGATCATTTCACGTGGGGCAGGCGGAAGGGGTTACAGTGCGGCAAATTGTGCTGTTCCAACGCGAATTGTCTCCGTGGCGGCAAAACCCGCGCATTACGCGCGTTGGCAGCAAGAGGGTGTCACCCTGGCCCTGAGCGATATCCGGCTGGGCCGCAATCCCGCGTTGGCGGGCATTAAACATTTAAACCGTCTGGAGCAGGTATTAATCCGCACCGGGCTGGAGCAAACATCCGCCGATGAAGCGCTGGTGCTGGACAGCGACGGCTGGGTAACCGAATGTTGTGCCGCTAATATTTTCTGGCGACGAGGCAAAGACGTATTCACGCCGCGGCTTGATCAGGCCGGTGTCGATGGCATCATGCGGCAATATTGCCTGCGCCAGTTGGCATCTTCCGGTTTTACTGTTGTCGAAGTGAATGCGCCGCCAGAGGCGCTCAAACAGGCAGATGAAGTGATAATTTGTAATGCGTTGATGCCGGTCGTTCCCGTCCGTCAGTGGGCGGAACGGCACTGGGTTGCGCGTGATTTGTACCATTTTTTAGCCCCCCTTTGTGAGCACATAAATTAG
- the yceG gene encoding cell division protein YceG has product MKKMLRVVLLILAVLVIAAGAGAWKVRQLADSPILIKDETIFTLPAGTGRTALGELLYRDKVINRPRVFQWLLRLEPELSHFKAGTYRFTPKMSVREMLQLLESGKEAQFPLRMVEGMRLSDYLKQLRDAPYIKHTLKDDDYVTVAQALKMEHPGWGEGWFWPDTWMYTANTTDVALLKRAHQKMVQAVARAWEGRAEGLPYKDQNQLVTMASIVEKETAVASERDQVASVFINRLRVGMRLQTDPTVIYGMGAQYNGKLSRADLEKPTDYNTYVISGLPPGPIATPGEASLKAAAHPAKTPYLYFVADGKGGHRFNTNLASHNRSVQEYLRVLKEKNGQ; this is encoded by the coding sequence ATGAAAAAAATGCTACGCGTTGTACTTCTCATACTGGCCGTGTTGGTCATTGCGGCTGGCGCAGGCGCCTGGAAAGTTCGCCAGTTGGCCGATAGCCCGATCCTGATAAAAGACGAGACCATTTTTACCCTGCCGGCTGGCACAGGCCGTACGGCGTTGGGTGAGTTGCTGTATCGCGATAAAGTTATCAATCGCCCGCGCGTGTTTCAGTGGTTATTGCGCCTGGAGCCGGAGCTCTCGCATTTCAAAGCGGGCACCTACCGCTTCACACCAAAAATGTCCGTGCGTGAAATGCTGCAACTACTGGAGAGTGGCAAAGAGGCACAGTTCCCGCTACGCATGGTCGAAGGAATGCGTTTAAGCGATTACCTGAAACAACTTCGCGACGCACCGTATATCAAACACACGTTGAAAGATGACGACTATGTGACGGTAGCGCAGGCGCTGAAAATGGAACATCCCGGGTGGGGCGAAGGATGGTTCTGGCCGGATACCTGGATGTACACCGCCAATACTACGGATGTGGCGTTACTCAAACGCGCCCATCAAAAAATGGTGCAGGCCGTTGCCCGCGCCTGGGAAGGACGTGCTGAAGGGTTGCCCTACAAAGATCAAAACCAACTGGTGACGATGGCGTCGATTGTCGAAAAAGAGACGGCTGTCGCCAGCGAGCGCGACCAGGTCGCATCGGTATTTATCAACCGGCTGCGGGTCGGGATGCGGCTACAAACGGATCCGACGGTTATCTACGGGATGGGGGCGCAATATAATGGTAAGCTGTCGCGCGCGGATCTGGAAAAACCGACCGACTATAACACCTATGTGATTAGCGGCTTGCCGCCAGGGCCAATCGCCACGCCAGGTGAGGCCTCGCTGAAAGCGGCAGCACACCCGGCAAAAACGCCATATCTCTATTTTGTGGCCGATGGCAAAGGCGGACACAGGTTTAACACCAATCTCGCCAGCCATAACCGGTCAGTGCAGGAATATCTGAGAGTACTTAAGGAAAAAAATGGGCAGTAA
- the tmk gene encoding dTMP kinase → MGSKYIVIEGLEGAGKTTARDVIVETLKALGVGEMVFTREPGGTLLAEKLRSLVLDIRAVGDEVISDKAEVLMFYAARVQLVETVIKPALSRGCWVIGDRHDLSTQAYQGGGRGIDRTMLATLRDAVLGDFRPDLTLYLDVTPEVGLKRARARGELDRIEQESLDFFNRTRARYLELAAQDPTICTIDATQPLESVIAAIRQTVTAWVQEQGA, encoded by the coding sequence ATGGGCAGTAAATACATCGTCATTGAAGGGCTGGAAGGCGCGGGGAAAACCACGGCGCGTGATGTCATCGTTGAGACGCTTAAAGCGCTTGGCGTCGGTGAGATGGTGTTCACCCGTGAGCCGGGCGGCACGCTGCTGGCGGAAAAACTGCGCAGCCTGGTGCTGGATATCCGCGCCGTTGGCGATGAAGTTATCTCCGACAAAGCCGAAGTGCTGATGTTTTACGCAGCCCGCGTGCAACTGGTGGAAACGGTGATTAAGCCCGCGCTGTCTCGCGGTTGCTGGGTGATTGGCGATCGCCACGATCTCTCCACCCAGGCGTATCAGGGCGGCGGGCGCGGCATCGATCGCACCATGCTGGCGACCTTGCGCGACGCCGTGCTTGGTGATTTTCGCCCGGATTTAACGCTCTATCTTGATGTAACACCCGAAGTGGGTCTGAAACGCGCGCGCGCGCGCGGCGAGTTGGATCGCATTGAGCAAGAGTCGCTGGATTTCTTCAACCGTACTCGCGCCCGCTATCTTGAGCTGGCGGCGCAGGACCCCACCATTTGCACTATTGATGCCACCCAGCCGCTGGAAAGCGTGATTGCCGCTATTCGCCAGACTGTCACCGCCTGGGTGCAGGAGCAGGGCGCATGA
- the holB gene encoding DNA polymerase III subunit delta', translated as MKWYPWLRPDFEQLVASYQSGRGHHALLIHALPGMGDDALIYAISRFLLCQTPQGHKSCGHCRGCELMQASTHPDYYLLAPEKGKSTLGIDAVREVSEKLYEHARLGGAKVVCIPDAALLTDAAANALLKTLEEPPAQTWFFLACREPARLLATLRSRCRLHHLAPPAENYASNWLSREVTTSQEAILTALRLSAGSPGAAQALLQDNHWTQRQALCQATGAALTSGDWFALLPALNHDNVAERLQWLSSLFLDALKIQQGATLLSNVDSWALVQNLAQQLRSETLHALLHAVFTCREQLLSVVGVNRELLLTDLLLNVERYLQPGATLPVSHL; from the coding sequence ATGAAATGGTATCCGTGGCTGCGACCGGACTTTGAGCAACTGGTCGCCAGTTATCAGAGTGGACGCGGGCACCACGCGTTACTGATCCACGCGTTGCCGGGAATGGGCGATGATGCGCTGATCTATGCTATCAGCCGCTTTTTGCTGTGCCAGACCCCGCAAGGCCATAAAAGCTGCGGTCACTGCCGCGGCTGCGAGTTGATGCAGGCCAGTACGCATCCTGATTACTATCTTCTGGCACCCGAAAAGGGCAAATCCACGCTCGGTATCGATGCTGTGCGTGAAGTGAGCGAAAAGCTTTACGAACATGCGCGGCTCGGCGGGGCGAAAGTGGTGTGTATCCCGGACGCCGCGCTGCTGACCGATGCGGCGGCTAACGCCTTGCTGAAAACGCTGGAAGAGCCACCCGCACAAACCTGGTTCTTCCTTGCCTGCCGGGAACCCGCGCGCTTACTGGCGACGCTGCGCAGCCGTTGTCGTTTACATCATCTTGCGCCGCCCGCAGAAAATTACGCGAGTAACTGGCTATCACGTGAGGTGACAACGTCACAAGAAGCGATATTAACAGCGTTGCGTTTATCGGCGGGTTCGCCGGGCGCGGCGCAAGCGTTATTGCAGGACAATCACTGGACGCAGCGCCAGGCGTTGTGCCAGGCAACCGGTGCTGCGCTCACCAGCGGTGACTGGTTTGCCCTGTTACCCGCGTTGAATCACGACAACGTGGCCGAACGTTTGCAATGGCTCTCGTCGCTGTTTCTGGATGCATTGAAAATCCAGCAAGGCGCGACCCTGCTCAGTAATGTGGATTCCTGGGCGCTGGTGCAAAACCTCGCACAACAACTGCGAAGCGAAACCTTACATGCACTTCTGCATGCAGTATTTACCTGCCGTGAGCAACTGCTCAGCGTGGTTGGCGTTAACCGCGAGCTGCTGCTTACCGATCTATTATTAAATGTGGAACGTTACCTGCAACCTGGCGCAACGCTTCCCGTATCCCATCTATAA
- a CDS encoding metal-dependent hydrolase, translating into MFLVDSHCHLDGLDYQSLHKDVDDVLAKAAARDVKFCLAVATTLPGYRSMRELVGERDNVVFSCGVHPLNQDEEYDVETLRQLAAEEGVVAMGETGLDYFYTPETKARQQASFRNHIRIGRELNKPVIVHTREARADTLSILQDEKVADCGGVLHCFTEDRETAGKLLDMGFYISFSGIVTFRNADQLRDAARYVPLDRLLVETDSPYLAPVPHRGKENQPAMTRDVAEYMAVLKGVSLDELALQTTQNFARLFHIAPSRLQSA; encoded by the coding sequence ATGTTTTTAGTCGACTCGCACTGCCATCTTGATGGCCTGGACTACCAGTCTTTGCATAAAGACGTCGATGATGTGCTGGCAAAAGCCGCCGCGCGCGATGTGAAATTTTGTCTGGCGGTAGCAACTACGCTTCCGGGCTACCGTTCAATGCGGGAGTTAGTGGGCGAGCGCGATAATGTGGTTTTTTCCTGCGGCGTGCATCCATTGAACCAGGACGAAGAGTATGACGTCGAAACCCTGCGCCAGCTGGCGGCGGAAGAGGGCGTTGTAGCAATGGGCGAAACCGGTCTGGACTATTTCTACACGCCGGAAACCAAAGCGCGCCAGCAGGCGTCTTTCCGCAACCATATCCGCATTGGCCGCGAACTGAACAAGCCTGTTATTGTGCATACCCGCGAGGCGCGCGCCGATACGCTATCGATTTTGCAAGACGAGAAAGTGGCAGACTGTGGTGGCGTGCTGCACTGCTTTACCGAAGATCGTGAAACGGCGGGTAAGCTACTTGATATGGGCTTTTATATCTCCTTTTCCGGGATTGTGACCTTCCGTAACGCCGATCAGTTGCGCGATGCGGCGCGTTATGTGCCGCTGGATCGCCTGCTGGTGGAAACTGACTCGCCGTATCTCGCACCGGTGCCGCATCGCGGTAAAGAAAACCAGCCTGCCATGACGCGCGATGTGGCGGAATACATGGCCGTTCTGAAAGGTGTATCCCTTGATGAGCTTGCGCTGCAAACCACGCAAAACTTTGCCCGCTTGTTCCATATCGCGCCGTCCCGCTTGCAATCCGCCTGA